The Fusarium oxysporum Fo47 chromosome II, complete sequence genome includes a region encoding these proteins:
- a CDS encoding chaperonin 10-like protein: MITMKALVLTPKDKLVTIQDIPVPEPGPLEILVRVGAVALNRVDWLYTTNPVAAQDYRVVGSDFAGEVVKVGSDLDKVDDPRVKVGTRVASFVQGACSVNERPGAFAQYVCIEWNLAWHVPDSMSLEEAAGISMCGLTAAQGVFSRLQLPCPFAETEGFNRLGLKSGEPVNVLIYGATASLGLFAAQLVRLSEKYSGSRINLIGVASASKHDLLRAKPYSFDVLIDYHDADWTEQAKKLTANTGGVHYAVDAVSVSPTVEGVESVLAPEGCFAVYRSPALGKFDINKLRVKPLIGAVWEGLGVEIGYQGASIAANPQARKFAAGFFKFLGSGAPQGKVKLESNPVRQMHGGLDKIAEEGLPLVSPNKVPGVRAVSAEKVVYTIA; this comes from the exons ATGATCACAATGAAAGCTCTAGTCCTGACCCCAAAAGATAAACTTGTCACTATACAAGACATCCCCGTTCCTGAACCAGGCCCTTTGGAGATATTGGTCCGTGTCGGTGCCGTTGCCTTGAATCGAGTTGACTGGCTATACACTACCAACCCTGTAGCTGCGCAAGACTACCGTGTGGTAGGAAGTGATTTCGCAGGTGAGGTTGTAAAGGTTGGCTCAGACCTTGATAAAGTTGATGATCCTCGAGTTAAAGTCGGCACACGTGTTGCGAGTTTTGTGCAGGGAG CTTGCTCCGTCAACGAACGACCGGGCGCATTTGCTCAATATGTCTGCATTGAGTGGAATTTAGCATGGCATGTCCCCGATAGCATGTCCCTTGAAGAAGCCGCAGGCATCAGCATGTGCGGTCTCACTGCAGCCCAGGGAGTTTTCAGTCGCCTTCAACTTCCCTGTCCGTTTGCCGAAACCGAGGGTTTTAATCGTCTTGGCCTGAAATCTGGCGAGCCTGTCAACGTTCTCATCTACGGAGCGACTGCATCTCTTGGTCTTTTTGCGGCTCAATTGGTCCGCTTGAGCGAGAAATATTCGGGCTCTCGTATAAATCTCATTGGAGTAGCGAGTGCCTCGAAACACGACCTACTTCGAGCAAAGCCCTATTCTTTTGATGTTCTGATTGACTATCACGATGCCGATTGGACTGAGCAAGCCAAGAAACTGACTGCGAACACTGGTGGAGTGCACTATGCAGTTGATGCTGTATCTGTTTCCCCAACTGTCGAGGGGGTTGAATCGGTTCTGGCTCCTGAGGGTTGCTTCGCAGTATATCGAAGTCCAGCACTGGGAAAATTCGACATCAACAAATTACGCGTCAAGCCTTTGATTGGCGCTGTATGGGAGGGCCTGGGAGTTGAAATTGGCTACCAAG GTGCGAGTATTGCAGCGAACCCTCAAGCACGCAAATTTGCCGCTGGGTTCTTTAAATTCCTTGGTTCAGGAGCTCCGCAGGGCAAGGTCAAGCTGGAAAGCAACCCTGTTCGTCAGATGCATGGTGGTCTTGATAAAATTGCCGAAGAGGGCCTGCCACTTGTATCCCCGAACAAGGTTCCTGGAGTTCGTGCAGTTAGTGCCGAGAAGGTTGTCTACACAATCGCGTAG
- a CDS encoding uncharacterized protein (expressed protein), with protein MSQDMMNGQTGDQVLGNPQQDLEIKSFQAPTGRFVCDCGKSYMRKEHLKRHQATHNSQAHQCHICGQSYLRKDVLQRHLTTHQDPSAKPRACEACRANKTKCDGNGVSDCSFCKNKAIACTYSLRRSRMRKGALPEKHDEKPLKDNPPSTAPIRQPVPKARLANIKEAMSQSSLAEARSKSYRNALPPSVSSAETASESNSSDSPNYLITILQQLSALPPRSAPLQVKDASDSEKQWLEDNFRSYADHFHHRWHVITAATYEFSEKPFDNAASVIMIGSYFSSKENRNSVCLSLHRKLVDRYTKLLVETQISLNYRQRPRLHYNELKTSLTSPFSVRNCYDMDVFVRRQRCENAGRDIDLSSMIKYPNQFLPNPLLVEDIHLGLCGLTVEVLEHEHTRGISNISANAATNSIRDSVLERLATWLVHIEDITQKLSSDVSNPTEDSLSVNYLAREDEIQALSSARVVVRQRIQDILSDTMTVYHRLQILLSTTN; from the exons ATGTCGCAGGATATGATGAATGGCCAAACAG GTGACCAGGTTCTTGGCAACCCTCAGCAAGACTTAGAGATCAAGTCTTTCCAGGCTCCTACGGGCCGCTTTGTTTGTGATTGTGGCAAGAGCTACATGCGCAAGGAACACCTCAAGAGACATCAAGCGACACATAACTCACAGGCACACCAATGCCATATATGTGGGCAGTCATATTTACGCAA GGATGTTTTACAGCGCCACTTAACAACCCATCAGGATCCTTCGGCTAAACCACGTGCTTGTGAGGCTTGTCGTGCGAACAAGACAAAATGTGATGGCAATGGAGTTTCTGATTGTTCTTTTTGTAAGAACAAGGCTATCGCTTGCACGTATTCGCTCCGCCGATCGAGAATGCGAAAAGGTGCTCTTCCTGAAAAACATGACGAAAAGCCTTTGAAGGACAATCCACCATCTACCGCTCCTATCAGACAACCTGTCCCCAAGGCGAGACTTGCAAACATAAAAGAGGCTATGAGCCAATCATCCCTGGCGGAAGCAAGATCAAAAAGTTATAGAAATGCATTGCCACCTTCTGTTTCGAGTGCCGAAACAGCAAGCGAGTCCAACTCATCTGACAGTCCGAATTATTTGATCAcaattcttcaacaactaTCTGCATTGCCACCCAGATCGGCTCCATTACAGGTCAAGGATGCCTCTGACTCTGAAAAACAATGGCTTGAGGACAATTTCCGGTCTTACGCTGATCATTTTCATCACCGATGGCATGTAATCACTGCTGCTACTTACGAATTCAGCGAAAAGCCTTTTGACAATGCGGCATCGGTCATAATGATTGGGTCTTATTTCTCAAGCAAAGAGAATCGTAATAGCGTGTGCTTAAGTCTTCATCGTAAACTTGTCGACCGGTACACAAAGCTACTG GTCGAGACACAGATATCTCTCAACTATCGACAACGTCCCCGACTACATTACAACGAATTGAAGACCTCTCTGACATCGCCCTTTTCTGTACGAAATTGTTACGATATGGATGTTTTTGTTCGTCGTCAACGGTGCGAGAATGCAGGTCGTGATATCGACTTGTCTTCGATGATTAAATATCCCAACCAATTTTTGCCTAATCCATTGCTGGTTGAAGATATCCATCTCGGTCTGTGTGGTCTTACtgtcgaggttcttgaacaCGAACATACTCGTGGTATTTCGAATATATCGGCCAATGCTGCGACGAACTCAATACGGGACAGTGTTTTGGAACGCCTTGCAACCTGGCTTGTTCATATCGAAGATATTACTCAAAAGCTATCTTCTGATGTGTCCAATCCAACAGAGGATTCTCTGTCAGTAAATTATCTTGCgcgagaagatgagatcCAAGCCCTGTCAAGTGCTAGGGTAGTGGTTAGACAACGTATCCAAGATATCCTCTCTGACACGATGACGGTTTATCATCGACTTCAGATTTTACTATCTACCACAAATTAG
- a CDS encoding uncharacterized protein (expressed protein), with protein MQGIPTYTELEWVQILASQGAHPFFSPIAKITGDDAMAQYNLTHNRCEEAGFDFIGTFVVGMREMHHIVCLVFNREDEDSCRRAYQLICTLIDEPAQRGWGEYRTHLALMDQIAQTYSFNNNA; from the exons ATGCAAGGCATTCCCACTTATACCGAACTAGAATGGGT GCAGATACTGGCTTCCCAAGGCGCACATCCCTTCTTCTCACCTATCGCCAAAATTACAGGCGACGACGCCATGGCGCAGTATAATCTCACTCACAACCGTTGCGAGGAAGCTGGCTTCGATTTCATTGGTACTTTTGTCGTCGGCATGCGCGAAATGCACCACATCGTATGCTTGGTATTCAAccgagaagatgaagattcATGCCGCCGCGCGTACCAGCTCATCTGTACACTGATAGATGAACCTGCTCAGAGAGGATGGGGCGAGTATCGTACGCATCTTGCTCTGATGGATCAGATCGCACAGACGTACAGCTTCAATAACAATGCTTAA
- a CDS encoding major facilitator superfamily domain-containing protein encodes MMKPEVEALEHGDGMHLSEEHKQYLLQRHGTIDLDPLPSMYDADPLNWPKWKKVVNILLVAFHAMMATFTAASIQSAFVEIAEDLHASVQRTSYLVSIIIAIIGGAPFFWRPLSQRYGRRPIFLLSVLCSLIGNVGCAVSHSYGTMGVCRAITAFFICPAAAIGTGVVQEMFFRKERARYMGVWTIMVTLGVPVAPFIFGFVAQRVSYRWIYWILAITNGVQFILHALFGPETRFLPNHVPQGMSAFRQEYLSFRRIDPTPLRFTEFIDPLRFFAYPIVMVPAASYAMIFLWGAVMLSFEIPQIYPEKFGLSTEQVGLQYVGVIVGTVIGEQFGGIISDRWMLMQERRGKTPRPEYRLWLSYFGYLLTICGVVVFFVQTENASDKWNVTPIIGAGIGAAGNQVVTTVLITYAVDSYPQDAAAIGVFITFIRQTWGFIGPFWIPEMIKNIGFGASAGVSTAMIVAVSILPTILLQWKGRRWQKRSNKMGESYHS; translated from the exons atgatgaaacCCGAAGTTGAGGCATTGGAGCAT GGAGATGGAATGCATTTGTCTGAAGAACACAAACAGTACCTTCTTCAGCGTCATGGAACAATCGATTTGGATCCCCTTCCTTCTATGTATGATGCCGATCCTTTGAACTGGCCCAAATGGAAG AAAGTCGTAAACATATTGTTGGTGGCCTTTCACGCAATGATGGCCACCTTCACAGCCGCCTCAATCCAATCAGCGTTTGTCGAAATCGCCGAAGACCTCCACGCCAGCGTCCAACGAACAAGCTACCTAGTGTCCATCATTATCGCCATTATAGGCGGTGCACCTTTCTTCTGGCGGCCCCTCTCTCAACGATACGGCCGACGTCCGATTTTCTTGTTATCCGTTCTGTGCAGTCTGATCGGCAACGTTGGCTGCGCTGTTAGTCATTCCTACGGAACAATGGGTGTTTGTCGCGCAATTACTGCTTTTTTCATTTGCCCTGCCGCTGCTATCGGAACTGGGGTCGTGCAAGAGATGTTTTTCCGTAAGGAGAGGGCCCGGTATATGGGTGTCTGGACGATTATGGTCACATTGGGGGTTCCCGTTGCGCCATTCATCTTTGGATTCGTCGCTCAGAGAGTCTCGTATAGATGGATCTACTGGATTCTGGCTATC ACAAACGGTGTGCAATTCATCCTTCATGCCTTGTTTGGACCTGAGACTCGCTTCTTGCCCAACCACGTACCTCAAGGAATGTCAGCATTCAGGCAGGAATACCTCAGCTTCCGCCGCATAGATCCTACTCCCTTGAGGTTTACCGAATTCATTGATCCGTTGCGCTTCTTCGCATATCCCATTGTCATGGTGCCAGCTGCCAGCTACGCTATGATTTTCCTGTGGGGCGCTGTAATGCTCAGTTTTGAGATCCCCCAGATCTACCCCGAGAAGTTTGGCTTGAGCACCGAGCAGGTTGGTCTCCAGTACGTGGGTGTCATTGTCGGCACGGTAATTGGGGAGCAATTCGGTGGTATCATCTCAGACAGGTGGATGTTGATGCAGGAACGCAGAGGAAAGACGCCACGACCGGAATACCGCTTATGGCTGAGCTATTTCGGCTATCTGTTGACTATCTGTGGTGTTGTCGTTTTCTTTGTGCAGACGGAAAATGCCTCAGATAAGTGGAATGTTACTCCCATCATCGGGGCTGGCATCGGAGCTGCAGGCAACCAGGTTGTCACGACTGTTCTGATCACGTACGCTGTGGACAGCTATCCCCAAGACGCTGCAGCGATCGGCGTGTTCATTACATTCATCCGTCAGACTTGGGGTTTCATTGGGCCATTCTG GATCCCCGAAATGATCAAAAATATTGGATTTGGGGCAAGTGCAGGAGTCTCAACGGCCATGATAGTGGCGGTGTCAATTTTGCCTACGATCTTGCTGCAGTGGAAGGGCAGACGTTGGCAGAAACGCAGCAATAAGATGGGCGAGTCATATCACAGTTAA